ATGGAAGATGAATGTACCATTAATTGAACGAAGTATCAGACTTTGTGTGAGAGTTGCTTATTTATATTGGTTATCCTATACGTATCTTGTATCATGCGTATTGGATTGTGCTGTTCTGGATACTGACTACTTAACTTTTAGCTTCAGGATAAATCGGATATGGGCATGCTGGACTAACTTATTATCAACAAGTACTCATTAAGTTATTACATATAGAATTGTCCACTACGTTATCTGATTGGCTAGTGTAACAGAAATATTAGTTAGTCATGGATATGTTATACTTTTTTGAGTATCTAACTATAATGTCTTACCTTAAAAAGAGGTCAACTGTAATTGGTTTTACCATTCAGCTTTTACTGATTGggtgaatttattattttcatgtttttaAATTGACAATTAACAACaacatactatattttttttgccTATCCTCTCATAACATTCTTACTCTTTTAATACAATTTCTGGTTCTGCTCATAATTTTGCAGGGTGACCATGTTACCTTCTTAAATGTGTATAGAGGATGTGAGTCTAATAAATCTTCGAGTTGGTGTCACAGGAACCACATAAACTACCATGCAATGGTGAGTATTGTAAATTgtatacattaaaatttttcaaaatttcaatgTGCTCGTCTTAGATTTGGTTTGCTTTGCCTACAGAAAAAGTTGACGATGTTCGAAAACAGTTGAGAAGAATAGCACAGCGTTTGGGCATATCCCTTAAATCTTGTGACCACGATATGCAGGTTAGTACAGGGGAACATCTGATGATTACTTTGTCGTGGTCACATCTGATAATTTTCCTGGACCTAATTTTCTTAAGCATTGTTAATTCATCCACTCATACATGCGCTTGcatgattaaaataataaatgattGCTATGTCACtggtaataataatattaatttaaacaTCCTATTACTGCTTGTAAGTGCAAAGATTGAAGACAAACTTGGATTAATTTGGTCGCTCAATGTTCTGTTAAAAAATGCAATACTTTCCTATTTTCTTTAATGGGTTATTGGATTCGGCAGGCAGTGAGGAAGGCAGTTACTGCTGGATTTTTCTCTAACGCTTGTCGCATAGAAGTAAGCGATGTTTTAAGTGTTACTTTTCTAGTTAATGGATCTTAATATCAAACTCACATTATTGGGGAAAACTTATTGACTAAAAGCATAATTTGATTAATGTCCCTTTTCTGATGCTTGTATTTAGGCCTTCAGCCATAACGACGCATACAAAACTATACGAGGTTCACAAGAAGTCTATATTCACCCTTCGTCTGTATTATTCAGGTTAGATGgtgttatttattttcttatcaTCTCATTgcttattttttcaaaattgatttGAGATAATATCTTATTAGAAATTAGAAGGATAGAAGTATCACGTGTGTTCCATATTGAAGGGTTTTGGTATGTATTGTGGCAGAGTGAATCCAAAGTGGGTGATCTACCATTCTATTGTCTCGACTGAGCGTCAGTACATGCGCAATGTCATCACTATAGAACCCTCGTGGCTGCCAGAGGCTGCTCCGCACTTCTACCACCGCCAACAGCTCGATCCTAGATTGCATTCCCTTTGACAATAAACCTTATGCCGGATCCGTGCTCCTTCTCGGTTGCTCACTCCCGCCACTTGCGATTGTTTGCCTGAAGATGTATGCACCAGTGAAAGAGCTTAGATACACCTCATGCAAACTTGTTTCGTCGCAGACCTCTGTGAGATTGCTAAATTTGAAGCTAGAGGTGAAAGAGGCAGAGGTACTGATTCCttgaggtggtggtggtgctaCTTAGTCAGTCGGATTAACTTTCAATTCATCAAAATCAGGAGTCTCATCATTGTCACAGTGAAATCAAATGTATTAGGTGGTTGGAATATCAAATGGTGAGTTGTATCAGTCAATTCCTCTAAAATGATTAAAAAGTTGTATTCGAGTTTCTATGTAAAATGGGCATCCGCGTCACTGCTTACCCATTCATATTCTTACTCTATGGATCCAACCACAAAAAGTAGGTCATTTTATTTCGACTATCAAAACTAGActatttctttaataataatatattctcTCAATCCACTAAAAATAGTGTCATTTTGTTCCGATCAATCTATCAAAACTAGTCTaatttctatttataaaaatattttcactaaCTATGTTTCATGAATATgagaaatattaatttttaattatgtgagAAAGGATAACTACTCCTATAACTTAAAATTAAGCTCATTTTTCATCTATAATACTTCAACCACTTTTATTAAAACTAGAGGTCTGCCCACTTGGATCTTTGTCGTCCAGAATATGCTCAAAGAATGATAGTTGGGGGCCTGCAAACAAAGTTACGTTTCCGAAGCAATAGGTAAATATTGGGTTAGGTAAATATCGCTTTCGGAGTGGCTGAGTTAGTTAAATAATGCAACATCTCACActataatatatatactccTGCAGTATTCCCGCCTTACGTAGTCTTTGGTAGATTTTTCTGACCCGGCGGCTAAGACCGAACGTTGCATGCGCCAACTTGTTGCGcataaaataatgataaaacCCAGTTTAATTGGTAAGACATTTTTCCTAAATCCatatttaagtaaaaaaaagagagacatAACTCAATTGATAAGACGCTTCATCTCGACCAATAAATAAGAAATTCAAGTCATATAAACAAGTGTTTTAATGACGTGGATTCCAGCGAAGCTGCTCATTGATCAAGTCCAGCAGCCCATATATATAGTGGTTGATATGAGTGGAGATTAAATTGAAGTGGCAAGGATGGGGAAAATGAGAATAATCAGTGTGGTGGCTCTGGTTGTACTTGTGAGCATGCAGGTGGGTGATGGCCGTTTGATAAGGGAGGTGGGTTTGGGTGCGACGGAGACGTGTGAGCCGACGTATGGTTTCTTGCCATGCTCGAGCAATGCGTGGGGGCTGCTCTTCCTGGTCATCATCTTCGAAATCCTGATAACCTTGGGCAGCCAATATGTTGGCGATGGATCGGACCTCTTCTTCCAAACCATCGGACCGGGCATACTTGGCGCCAGTGTGTTTCAGTTTCTTGGCACAATCCCTCAGATTGTCATGGTTCTTGGTCAGTTCTCCTTCTCTTATTTCCTTTGCCTCCATAACTCATTTagttcacattttattataaattttatttaatactaataatataacagtatgactcacatttttctaacttttctttatatgTTTTCAAATTCATGCTGAATTAAAGTGAGACATTTAATCTCGGATGAAGGGAATAATTAATAGTAGTTTTTCAAATGACaaaatttgttgaaattttAGTCATCTCAGAagatttaaaaaagaaataaatcacaaaaatcaattttatttgataGTCTCATCAGTGTATAAAGCaatatatttttacaattcttAAAATGATATAATTTCATTAAAACAAGTATAAaatttttctctcatttttatatttaatgaacTAACGtcgttttgatttttgaattcTATCAAAAGAAGTAATATTGTATATAGATTATAtagttgaaaatttgaaatttgataatttaatattttttttatacttcaGAGTCTATTCATAATTTGCATaataatttacataaaatataaataaatataaagaatttgaaaataaaattgaaaaagtaagtTTAATAATCACTGAAGACACTATATGTTTGGTTTTGGATCAGCAACGGTGCTTTCGGGAACCAAAGAGGCTGCTCAAGAAAGGGCCACTCTTGGGATGGGATTGGTTGCTGGATCAACCGTTTTGATTCTGACTTTCATATGGGGCATTTCCATTATCCTTGCTAGCTATGATCTCTCAGAAGCTCCCACTCTCGACAAATCTGGAAGCCAGAAAACCACACCACAAGGTGCCATTTTGTCATCTTTGATCTAACCTTCTTCATGTCGATCTATTTGCTAAACTGCTCTCTTTGTCTCTGGAGCAGGTTATGGCGCTGTAACAGATGTCGAAACGAGCTACACTGCACGGATAATGCTGATACCCTTGCTTCCTTTTCTCATCCTTTTGCTAGCACAGGCTTTCAGTTCATCATCAGTGAAGAGAGTGTTTCTTCTTATTGCACTCATTGTCTCAGTTTTGTTgcttttcggcttcattttgtATCAGGCATTCCAGCCTTGGATTCAGTCTCGTAGATTCGAGTACTTGATGAGCAAATATGCAAAGGACAAGCTGCTCAGACTCTTGTCCAGAAACGGCAGGCCTGATACTCGAAAAATACAAGAGTACGTAGATCAGTATAACTTGTATTAAGCCAACATTTCCAATGCCTCATCAGGTGTCATTTGCAGCCTGTTTAACCAAATTGACAAGGACAGAAGCACGTCTGTATCAGCAGCAGAACTCAGAGTGCTTCTCTTGGGTGTGAGGCTGGATGAAGATGACTTGAGCACAGACAGAGATGTTGAGAATGTGTTGGAGTCTTTTGATACCACCGGAGATGGACGTATCAACCAAGAAGAGTTCATCGCAGGCATGACCAAATTACTCGATGATCTGGCTGAGGAGAGGCAAAACCGCATCAAAGGAAGTAGAGCCACCAATTCTCAGGTAAGCCTAAAACTTACACTTCAATCATATTTCTGTCAAAAATTTGGCTGAAAATGCAGCTGCTGATCCTATATTATATAATGCCAAACTTCAGGTAAGTGATCCATCACAACAGGGCTTGTTAGGTAACAGCAACAGCTCGAACGTAAGCAAAAGCCAAAGTTCTCAAACCACTTGGCTGAACTATCTGCAAGCTCTTTCCTTGGTGATTCTTGGGATAGCATTGATGTCTGCTTTCGCAGAGCCACTGATCACCAGTGTCGTGGGTTTCGCCACAGCAGCAAGTCTGCCTAATTTCTCTGTCTCATACTTGGCCATACCCTTAGCTACGAACTACCGAGTTGCAGTTCAAGCATTTGCTTCATCCGGAAACAAGTCACAGAACTCCATTTCTTTGACACTCTCTACGGTAAGTTCTTCGCTTGTTCAGTCAAAATAAATGCTTACGTACATGAAGATATCACTTTTTCCATATTCTGAAAATCtctgattttaatttgttgtgcAGCTTTACAGTAGCGTGTACATGAACAACGTGGTGAGCTTGATTGTGTTCCTTGCACCAGTTTATGCTCTGAATCTGTCCGTAGATGTCTTTGCAGAAGTTCTGGTAGTTATCACGATGAACACTGTGATGACGGCTCTGACAGGCTTCCGCACCTCATTCCCTAGCTGGTTGGGTTATGTAGTTGTGATGTTATACCCGGTTTCTCTGGCATTAACCTATGTTCTTACTTATGTTCTAGGATGGCCTTAGAAAGACTGCGGTTATAATTATTTGTGTAAGATATACTCCATGTGTTTACTTTTAGTTTTGATGTGAGTAAATTTCTTCActgtaataataattaatatgttaTTAGTGTAATTAAGTAGAAAACATTCTACATTTGATATGCACTGGCTGCCATCAGTTATATGCTAATTGTCTCCCATCATATTTTATGCAAAGTAATCAAGGAATTGATTCTCTAAATTATAAAAAGAGTTAGAAGAAAAAGCTGTTATATTTCAAGGAATTAGTACCTCACACACCTTggaatataaaaaagtgaggAAATTCCAGTCTTTTTCTGCAAGCTCTCATAAGGCTAACCACGTGTTCTTCGCGAATGCATGCTTCACTTCTTAATAGTTAATCAGATAAGAATTGTTATTCTTCCATGATTTTGTGTCCATATAAACGAATAAAATCTATATCTTAATAAATTAGCATATAAATCAGCTATTTGTTTTTTGCTAAGCATATGCAAGCTGCTTTCACTAGCCTTTTAATGGCTATCCTCGTAGCATGTCTAGTCTATTACATAATTTTGTCTGTAACTAATACTGTCACCGGTCGTATTCTGAGGCTTAATACTTTGGATGACTTAATCTCTGATGGGGTTGATGCTGATGTGATTCAAGCTCCCTCTTTGAACCCCGGGAGCTCTCTTACTAGTCGATGTGTGCACAGTTATGGCTTCTTCCCATGTGCAGACAACATAGGGGGCTATGTTTTTTAGATAGTTGTTTATCAATACTTGATTATTATTGGCGGAAAGCTAATCGGCCG
This Salvia splendens isolate huo1 unplaced genomic scaffold, SspV2 ctg852, whole genome shotgun sequence DNA region includes the following protein-coding sequences:
- the LOC121791610 gene encoding sodium/calcium exchanger NCL2-like: MGKMRIISVVALVVLVSMQVGDGRLIREVGLGATETCEPTYGFLPCSSNAWGLLFLVIIFEILITLGSQYVGDGSDLFFQTIGPGILGASVFQFLGTIPQIVMVLATVLSGTKEAAQERATLGMGLVAGSTVLILTFIWGISIILASYDLSEAPTLDKSGSQKTTPQGYGAVTDVETSYTARIMLIPLLPFLILLLAQAFSSSSVKRVFLLIALIVSVLLLFGFILYQAFQPWIQSRRFEYLMSKYAKDKLLRLLSRNGRPDTRKIQDLFNQIDKDRSTSVSAAELRVLLLGVRLDEDDLSTDRDVENVLESFDTTGDGRINQEEFIAGMTKLLDDLAEERQNRIKGSRATNSQVSDPSQQGLLGNSNSSNVSKSQSSQTTWLNYLQALSLVILGIALMSAFAEPLITSVVGFATAASLPNFSVSYLAIPLATNYRVAVQAFASSGNKSQNSISLTLSTLYSSVYMNNVVSLIVFLAPVYALNLSVDVFAEVLVVITMNTVMTALTGFRTSFPSWLGYVVVMLYPVSLALTYVLTYVLGWP
- the LOC121791608 gene encoding probable pre-mRNA-splicing factor ATP-dependent RNA helicase DEAH9, whose protein sequence is MQAVRKAVTAGFFSNACRIEAFSHNDAYKTIRGSQEVYIHPSSVLFRVNPKWVIYHSIVSTERQYMRNVITIEPSWLPEAAPHFYHRQQLDPRLHSL